Below is a window of Arabidopsis thaliana chromosome 2, partial sequence DNA.
AATAGGTCAAGAAGACGTATAATATGGGCAAATCGAAAACAAATATTCGTCaacattattttttccaaaacaatgaaaatacATTAATCCTAAATTACAGTACATGATTTTGGATATAACTGAAGAATCTACATTTACGTGGGTGATGACgacataaacaattttttatggTTGATATACAATAGtctaatttcttaaaattctGTTGTGTTGAAGAATTGATTAAATTGAAATGCATTTGGTCCGATTTAAGTCATTAAAGGGTAACTGGAGGACGTTGAGTTGTTTAGCTTGGGTTATAAAGCTAAAAAAGTCTCCAATTCGAAGAGAGGGTTTCGCTAAAGGACAACCACTTCGTGAAAGGCAGTGATTGCTTTTACATAACTATGTGTACCTTTatctttcttcctctgttACGCTTCTTCTTGCTTGAGATTGTGATATTGTAGAGCTATGAGCATTTGCAAATAATGATATAGTAAATTATTGGATCTTTTGGCCGAGATGTAAGAATCACGCATGGTGGATGGATCATGAATGACCAGAGCCCTCTTTCACGACCCTGGTTGGGAATGGATGCGAATAGTTATCCTCGTTTATTTGGAACTAGGAACTTTCCTTAAAGTCACTTGCCACTATGTACATATGAAGTTTTTAGAGTTGCTATATTTTTGCAATGCAATCCTATTAATATAAActttgttataaataaaagaataatagCTTTGTTAGGAATATATGCAGCGAACTTAGCTTATCCTATCTATAACTTGTTATGGAATCTTCTAAACTTATCTCTATTGTTCAACAACACATTCAATAtcagattcttcatcttcaaaatgTATAGTTTGCGTAGTTAACCGTTCTTCATTCGGGGTAAATGACACTCTTCTTAGTTCAAACGCCCTGTCTTGTGATGGGCTATGTGGCCGTGGTGCGATTTGCAAAGTTGAAGGGCTCGGAATGTACTGAGTCATAGGTGAACTCACATGATGAACAGCGCTGCTCTTGAAAGTATGCGACTTTATGTCTTTCTCATCGAAGTTTCTGAATAAAGACGTTAGCTTACGCCATATCGAATCTTCGGAATCATCACATAGTGTATGCCTATTTTCgtacaagaaaagaaacacgAAGATGAGTAGTGCCAAGAATGAAGCAATGCCTGCTATTAGAAACAGACCCCAAAAGCTACGAAGGCTTAGACGGTTCGACGAAAGAGCGGTCTTTGGATCAGGAcaatcattttgtttcatgAACCATTTGTTCTCGATGTGTTGCATTTCATCTCCTTGAGTCACATTTAAGATAGCCTTTGAGACATCTCCTGTCAAAGGTGAATTCCTGGGGAATGCCTACACATTGATCAAGGAAACAAGCAATGAATACTCGaactgtctttttttttttttcctagtttgaaattttcatatataagggaaaaaaaaaagaaacttacaaaGCCAAAACCAGCAGTCTTAAATGTAGGCTCAACAATGGCATATTTGGAGCAGTATTGAGAAAGGATAGCCCTAAGGTAAGCAACTTCGTCGAAAGCTGCTGATATACTACCATTGGACAAAAGCGCGTGACATTCTTCGGAAGACCCAAAAGGCTTGAGCTTAGAAACATTAAATCCCTCTTTTATTAGaaaatctttaacaaaagCCCCGTGTTGATAGCCTACATAGTCCCCATTTTTTATGAGATCTTTCACATTTATGGCCGCTGGTTGAAAACGTTGCACCGTCAAGAAAGAGGTGAGATTTGCTGTGTAGCTCTGAGTGAGCACAAGCACCACAAAGCACCATACAACCACCACAAACCTTGCTAAGTTGCTCACTACCTTCTCACCTATATGCACACACACAAATTACTTCATCATTAGGATCTTGATTcttgttaataaaaaaattatcacATTGAAAATAAGTTgacatttaatatataaacaatgtAACAATAGTCTCATTTTACataatatagttttcaaaaGAAAGTTAACATTTATCATTATTGGTGTAAGAACTTACGGTGGGCAAAAACCATGGTGGAGAAAGAGAACCAAAAACTAGTGCCGATCTGGTGGTGAGGCGGTCCACGGAAGTCGGTGTTGACTCTATGTTCGAACAACCACACAACAAAACCAATGAGGACGAAGAAACAAGCAGTGGTGACCCATAAGTCTAAGCCCCAAGGTTTGAGGAACACCCATGTGTTCTTATTCTCGTTGTCTCTCACCGGCACCATCATAGACACTCCTGACTCTGTGTATGGTAAGGTAAAGTCAGCATACAAAGATCTGTACGCTGTGATGGTTACATCTCCAACAACTGCATCCAAAgtctgtttcatttttaataatttgttagagatctaatatattataaaaagacATAATCTATTATATCTAAGACTAGTTCAGTCTACTCATTGCTAACTGCTTTTACATAGAATTGCTTGCacttttagattttatttaagaaaaacaagaaactaacCCCGTTATCGACTTTATAGACCAAGTCATCGTAGTCATCATCCGGAGACTCGAAACGGTAGTATTGTGGAATGACTGAATATGGTAACTTCTTAAGAGCAGCTTCAAAGATGTCTATGGCGTAACCCTTTGGAGTTGTTATGTTAGTGATAGGATCCGTGATTACCTCCACAAAGTTGAAGAAGCCTTTCTTTACTGGAACACCCACTTTAATCTTCTTACCATTAGTTGGAATCTCCCATCCTTTAGGAACAATAGTAGACTTCCCTGGCCATATCAATGGCCCAAACCTCTCCCCTGTAAATGacgttgttttgtttgaatttacATTCACAAGTCCATTGCTCGGTGTCCAAAATCCGACAATTCTCTCTTCATTTCCGACAAAATTTATGATCTCAAACTTTGGTGACTCGAGCTGCCTGTCTATGAGATTAAACCTTCCTGCCAGACCATTGAATCTTATTTCCGAGAGAGCCTCTAGAAGACTTGGACCATAGCGAGAGACGTGTAGCGTCCCCAAATCTGTCATGTTATTTGACGAGCCACTCGCATTATTATACGGAAAGCTGCTTATGTTGGTTTTCTCCACGGCCATGGCCAATGCAGTGGTTGAATCATACGCCCATAATCCAAAAATGCTAAGATCATCCCTCAGCCATGGATTCTCCTTCTTGAAATTTCTTTTCCATCTCAAACGGAAATCTTCGAGCCCTTTCGATTTGGGGACATGGCTCCTCACACCTAACACGCCATCTATAGTATTTAAGCTACGACCATGATGGATATGTCTCATCATATGAGTCATTCCATTGGTCATTAACCATACATACCCTTCCTCCATCATCCCAATCTCTGTAGCTTTCTCAAAAATCCGTGAAGCAAGACGTGATGCCATGTGGACAACGAAAACCCTAGTCTGCCTCGTCATGAGCTTATAAAGTTCTTTTAGAATCTGGTCATCGTTAGCCTCCGAGGGGATCACACTTCTATCAACTTGCACGTCTTGTAAAGCGTCAAACAAGTAAGGCATGATTCCTTCACCTAACTCGTTGTCCACATAAATGGCGACGACACTTCTCCATCCAAAGGATTCAAATATGGCTGCAATGGCTTTGACCTGGTATGAGTCATCGATAGTGCCTCGGACGAAGTAATCGCTTTTGATGGATGTTAAAAGAGGGCTTGTTGCTGAGAATGAGATGGTCGGTACTTGAGTTTTGTTGGCCAGTTTGATCATAAACTTTGCCTGCATAGAGTCTATTGGTCCGATGATGGCACTCACTTGCTCGTTCTGGATTAGGTCCAAGGCTGCTTGCACCACAagcaaaccaaagaaaaaaaacatgttagtATTTCACTAAATGTAACAGCAGtagtttaatatttgatgATAATTAATGAGACAATAATAATTTGCACAAGAATTCAAATCTTCATTGTATAGGTATCACATGACATGTTACCAATAGTCATTGACTAGTTATTATTCtaatatactataataactcatgaattaaatattttaaagagGCTACTAGGAATAGTAGTAAGACTTTctagaaaataaagaaaatgaagagatTGCTCTTACCAAAGACGATCCTACGTAATATATTTCATCCGACTGcaactaataattaataaatccAAATGATCCCTTACAAGTAGCGGAGAAGCAAAAGACATAAAAGTAACAAACCTGCAGCTGAAGCCTGCACAGTGTCTTTCATGGAATCTCTAACGTGAAGCGCAAGTCTTGTGCGGTAATTAGGATGGTCTTTATAGAAATCAGACAACGCCAGGTTAATAGAAGTGAGACAGATCTTCGAAAATGTTGTATTGAGATCAAGAACTACTCCTACTTTGATTTCacttatttggttttgtccTAAACCAACCTCgagcaacaaaaacaaacaaacaaagtagCTCAGAAAggtgttattgttttttttagggttCATCATTATCCAAAGATAAGGAGACAGACAAGTTATGTGGTTCTCTAAAACTTCCCTTTTTCTGTTATAAATACAGAGGAAATAAATAGGTTTGAAAAGGTCTTGGAAGACTTTACAATGCTATAACAAAATTGGTACTCATCAAGAAAAGagtgataaaataataaagattaGTGTTgactagaaaaaaataaaaaatggtttgATTTAGTCATGAGACATTGCCGAAGATGTTTCTCGGCAAAGCAAGGCTACAAAATTTCTATTATACGAGTTATATAACTACCTTAATCATTGAGGTACATGGTTCGTGATGATTCAAGTTAAAATTTGTACTTCAGTTGGAAAGATTGCCTAACAATTCCGTTATGAAGGCTAACTCTGTCTTGAAACTTCAcaatgtgtttttctttcttttaagtgcaagagtaatttaaaaaaatatattattttatcatattattaGTGCAAGGATATTtgtattaaaacaaatttcgTTTGTTCAACGCGTTTTTGGGTATGCCATATTTCACATCAAACACAATGTATTGGCTGTTGGAGGACCACATTTTCTTACACGTCTCGGAGACATGAAGACGTATAATGTGGGCAGATCCAAAACAAATGTTAGTTTTGTCAACATTTGGTTTTTCCAAAACAATGAGATCGAGAAAGACATCCATGTCAAAAGATTAATAgttttttgtgttattttgcagattataaaattttgcgttattttcataatctccctaatttttatataactcaaaaaggaagaagattagAATCCAAATTCAGAAATCTAACTATGACATTGAGTTTGAAAACAAACATAGGAATACAAGTGTTGAGAAAAGAAAGTACTCCTAAAAGAAAGCATTAACCACACTGGCTAACTTGTTATGCACTTTAGCAACTTCTCTCTATCATTCACCTTCACATTGAATTATAGCAGATTCCTCATCTTCAACTTGTTCTGATTGCGTAGTGAAAAGTTCACCGCTCGAGATGGAAGACACTCTTCTTAGCTCTAATTCCCTATACTGTTCCGGACTTCGCGGCAATGGAGTGCTCTGATCGGTCAAAGGGCTTGAACTTCCTTGAGTAATAGGTGAACTCACATTATGAACGGCATTCTCCTTGAACATATGCGACTTTATGTCTTTCTCATCAAAGTTTCTAACCAAAAATTTTAGCTTTCCACGGAAAGAATTTTCGGAGTCATCAAAGAGCGTGTGCTTGTGTTCGTACAAGAAGTTGGCCACGAAGATGAGAAGTGCCAAGAATGAAGCTATGCCTGCTATAAGAAACAGACCCCAGAAGCTACTCAGGCTGAGATGGTTGGAGGACAGAGAAGTGTTTAGATCTGGACaattatttggtttcttaAACCATTTATTCTCAATATGTTGCATTTCTTCGCCTTGTGTCACATTCAAGATCGCCCTTGAGACATCATCCGTCAAAGGTGATTTTTTGGGGAATACCTACACAACGatcatggaagaagaaaatcaaagcaaTGAAAATACCTATATCATCAATATACGTACTTCTTTGGCTGTATCTAGTGTAAGGGTAAAAGAACTTACAAAGCCAAAACCAGCAGTCTTAAAGGATGGTTCAACCATAGTATATTTGGAGGAATTCTGAGAAAGGATAACTTTAATGTAGGCCACTTCGTCAAAAGATGCTGTGATTGTCCCATTGGAAAAAAGCTCGTCACATTCTACGGCAGAACCAAAAGGTTTGAGCTGTGATTCATCAAATCCTTGACTTTTCAAAAGTTCACGCACGAAAGTGCCCCGTTGGTAcccaatatttttgttaaattttatgagATCTTTCCAATTTGTAACCGTTGGTTGCAACAGTTTTACTGTGAAGAAAGATGTGAGATTCGCTGTATAGCTCTGAATCAGCACAAGCACCACGAAGCACCACACCAACACCACAAACCTCGCTAAATTACTCACCACCTTCTCACCTATACACGCAAACAAGTTGTAAGTATATCATTATtatcttgtttcttattttggaacatcttattgataataatttgagATACAATATCTACTATATAAAAACCGTATTTAGAGTTCTTTCATCATCTGCCAATTTTTGTAACATAAAGTCGGAAATCTTGCCGGTTAAAAGTTTCTATAGTGACC
It encodes the following:
- the GLR2.8 gene encoding glutamate receptor 2.8, encoding MMNPKKNNNTFLSYFVCLFLLLEVGLGQNQISEIKVGVVLDLNTTFSKICLTSINLALSDFYKDHPNYRTRLALHVRDSMKDTVQASAAALDLIQNEQVSAIIGPIDSMQAKFMIKLANKTQVPTISFSATSPLLTSIKSDYFVRGTIDDSYQVKAIAAIFESFGWRSVVAIYVDNELGEGIMPYLFDALQDVQVDRSVIPSEANDDQILKELYKLMTRQTRVFVVHMASRLASRIFEKATEIGMMEEGYVWLMTNGMTHMMRHIHHGRSLNTIDGVLGVRSHVPKSKGLEDFRLRWKRNFKKENPWLRDDLSIFGLWAYDSTTALAMAVEKTNISSFPYNNASGSSNNMTDLGTLHVSRYGPSLLEALSEIRFNGLAGRFNLIDRQLESPKFEIINFVGNEERIVGFWTPSNGLVNVNSNKTTSFTGERFGPLIWPGKSTIVPKGWEIPTNGKKIKVGVPVKKGFFNFVEVITDPITNITTPKGYAIDIFEAALKKLPYSVIPQYYRFESPDDDYDDLVYKVDNGTLDAVVGDVTITAYRSLYADFTLPYTESGVSMMVPVRDNENKNTWVFLKPWGLDLWVTTACFFVLIGFVVWLFEHRVNTDFRGPPHHQIGTSFWFSFSTMVFAHREKVVSNLARFVVVVWCFVVLVLTQSYTANLTSFLTVQRFQPAAINVKDLIKNGDYVGYQHGAFVKDFLIKEGFNVSKLKPFGSSEECHALLSNGSISAAFDEVAYLRAILSQYCSKYAIVEPTFKTAGFGFAFPRNSPLTGDVSKAILNVTQGDEMQHIENKWFMKQNDCPDPKTALSSNRLSLRSFWGLFLIAGIASFLALLIFVFLFLYENRHTLCDDSEDSIWRKLTSLFRNFDEKDIKSHTFKSSAVHHVSSPMTQYIPSPSTLQIAPRPHSPSQDRAFELRRVSFTPNEERLTTQTIHFEDEESDIECVVEQ
- the GLR2.8 gene encoding glutamate receptor 2.8 (glutamate receptor 2.8 (GLR2.8); FUNCTIONS IN: intracellular ligand-gated ion channel activity; INVOLVED IN: cellular calcium ion homeostasis, response to light stimulus; LOCATED IN: endomembrane system, membrane; EXPRESSED IN: 7 plant structures; EXPRESSED DURING: 6 growth stages; CONTAINS InterPro DOMAIN/s: Extracellular solute-binding protein, family 3 (InterPro:IPR001638), Ionotropic glutamate receptor (InterPro:IPR001320), Extracellular ligand-binding receptor (InterPro:IPR001828), Glutamate receptor-related (InterPro:IPR015683), Ionotropic glutamate-like receptor, plant (InterPro:IPR017103); BEST Arabidopsis thaliana protein match is: glutamate receptor 2.9 (TAIR:AT2G29100.1); Has 5212 Blast hits to 5102 proteins in 531 species: Archae - 73; Bacteria - 810; Metazoa - 3457; Fungi - 0; Plants - 647; Viruses - 0; Other Eukaryotes - 225 (source: NCBI BLink).) encodes the protein MNPKKNNNTFLSYFVCLFLLLEVGLGQNQISEIKVGVVLDLNTTFSKICLTSINLALSDFYKDHPNYRTRLALHVRDSMKDTVQASAAALDLIQNEQVSAIIGPIDSMQAKFMIKLANKTQVPTISFSATSPLLTSIKSDYFVRGTIDDSYQVKAIAAIFESFGWRSVVAIYVDNELGEGIMPYLFDALQDVQVDRSVIPSEANDDQILKELYKLMTRQTRVFVVHMASRLASRIFEKATEIGMMEEGYVWLMTNGMTHMMRHIHHGRSLNTIDGVLGVRSHVPKSKGLEDFRLRWKRNFKKENPWLRDDLSIFGLWAYDSTTALAMAVEKTNISSFPYNNASGSSNNMTDLGTLHVSRYGPSLLEALSEIRFNGLAGRFNLIDRQLESPKFEIINFVGNEERIVGFWTPSNGLVNVNSNKTTSFTGERFGPLIWPGKSTIVPKGWEIPTNGKKIKVGVPVKKGFFNFVEVITDPITNITTPKGYAIDIFEAALKKLPYSVIPQYYRFESPDDDYDDLVYKVDNGTLDAVVGDVTITAYRSLYADFTLPYTESGVSMMVPVRDNENKNTWVFLKPWGLDLWVTTACFFVLIGFVVWLFEHRVNTDFRGPPHHQIGTSFWFSFSTMVFAHREKVVSNLARFVVVVWCFVVLVLTQSYTANLTSFLTVQRFQPAAINVKDLIKNGDYVGYQHGAFVKDFLIKEGFNVSKLKPFGSSEECHALLSNGSISAAFDEVAYLRAILSQYCSKYAIVEPTFKTAGFGFAFPRNSPLTGDVSKAILNVTQGDEMQHIENKWFMKQNDCPDPKTALSSNRLSLRSFWGLFLIAGIASFLALLIFVFLFLYENRHTLCDDSEDSIWRKLTSLFRNFDEKDIKSHTFKSSAVHHVSSPMTQYIPSPSTLQIAPRPHSPSQDRAFELRRVSFTPNEERLTTQTIHFEDEESDIECVVEQ